cggcacctgggcctcgaactgccaaactGCCGATCTTGTAATTAACAgtatcagcatcttaaccacttgagcacaattaaaaccagtttaaaattttTAAAGCAATGTAACATTTAGATTTGCACCCAGAGCCATGGAGTCCCCctgggcctcttggaggacctcAAGCAACCCACCTCTTCCGCTGGAGGAAGCAGAGTTGTCCTGGGTCATCGTAGAAGATGCCCAGATAGGTCATAACATAGCATTTTGTTTCTTGGCTTTGGCCAGATATTTTACCTCATAGTATGTGGATTCAGATGTGTCATGAAATATCTTTTCACAGAGAGAAGTATTCTTTAGAGCAAGAAATCCGAGAGAGGGAAGGGGCAATCCGCCAGAAAACCAGCGAAGTCCAGGTAATGGGTAGACTAGGGCAGCAGCCAGAAACCCGGGTCATAAACCAGGGTCAAGTGGTCACAAGTGTTGGTGACCAGGCCAGGATGGAGACCTGGCTCAGAGTTCAGTCTTTAGCTATTGGGAGAatggcaattttttttattatcatgGCTTGATCATGGATTATTGTTACTActttggcctggaaacctcacaaaaaagagagcaaaaaagAGAGATTCCCCCTCTTCCCCTGGTTGCCTCCTCTCTTGTCCCACAAAAGGCAGTgaggtgacccccccccccccatgtcctgGGCTCCCACTTCCCTCTCCTGAGCAGAGGGATTAAAACTTCCTCTTGGCTCCTTCCTGGGAGGCAATCGCTCTACTCAGGCTCACCAGCTCCTTGCACCCATGGCATGGGATCTGGCCCTTGACCCTTTGAGGTGTTGGGTGGCCCCTTGATAACTGGTGACTCCATGTTCAGGAACTGCAGAATGACTTGGACCGGGAGACCAGCAGCCTGCAGGAGTTGGAAGCCCAGAAGCAGGAGGCTCAGGGCCGTCTCGATGAAATGGACCAGCAGAAGGCCAAGCTACGGGACATGCTGAGTGATGTCCGACAGAAGTGCCAGGAGGAAACCCAGGTGGTGAGTTGGGGAGGAGCAGGATGGTGTGGGATGGGGGTGAGGCAAGCACTGCTGGCCTCCCTTGTCTGCCCCCTGTGTTCCAACCAACATGACTCAACACTACgggatgtgtgtgtgcgcgcgcacgcgcgcgcacacataAAAAGCCCAACCATGTTGCAGAGCCTGTAAGGCCAGGAGAAATACCACCCTGGCTCTGGTCAAAAGTCTATGGTGACTGCTCTTCTCAGGCCCCAGCTTCTCCCCTTTCGTTCATGCTCTCCCTTCAACCAAGGCAAAGTCATCACCatgttgatttgtttgtttcagaTTTCATCACTGAAAATGCAGATCCAGTCCCAAGAGTCGGATCTGAAGTCCCAGGAGGATGACATCAGTCGGGCCAAAGCAGAACTGAACCGTTTGCAGCAGGAGGAGACTCAGTTGGGGCAGAGCGTCCAGGCTGGGAAGGTCCAGCTAGAGACCATCATCAAGTCGCTGAAATCCACTCAGGAGGAAATCAACCAGGTGATTGTCCAGCCGGGGAAGAGGGAGTCTCTGGGGCCAgtttctcctccctttcctgcaCTTTCTCACTGCCTTTGGCCCAGATGAGGAAGATTCCTCTGAGGTTTGACTTGTATCTCACCTTCCTTCTAAAACGGGAGCTCATGGTAActcacaacaagattaaaaacacataaaaaatgCAGACAAATACCAATGCATTAGAGTATTTAGACATGCAGAAACAAATTTTAATACTAGAACTTGCTCTTACagtatgtgattttttttctattttaaggtAAAGGGCAAAATTCACTGTAAGAAATACTGTATACATTATTAACTATGAATTCTGGGACCCCAAACACATTTGTCAGATTTGTCTGTCTGTGGTTTGTTTTCCCTTCCTGGAGCCATGTGCACATGACATGGTTCCAGTTTACTTCTTTCTCATCTACCTTGGTGCTTAGCCACCTTGGGCTGCAGCAGTCATGGCCAACCTCAGTCTTGCACATTCCTGTTTTCAACAGCCAAAGAAAAGAGAAGCCAAGATTTTATGTTAATGataaaatactttttattaatCACTCTTAAGGGATGTGAAGGTATATctgtatacatgtatatgtgaAGATCTCCAAAATGAAGACAGTGTATTGTTATTCAGTTCCATCCTCCCTTGCAGgcaggaagacacacacacatctggccATTAGCAAGGGAGTGAAGCCAGTTCCGGGTGCCAGTGCCGGTGCCCTCACACTCTCTTCTTTGCCCAGGCCAGGAGCAGACTCTCCTGGCTTCAGGAGagccacctggaagccagccGGTGTGTTGACCAGTACAACGAGGTACCCAATGGAGTTCACCAGGGTGGCAGCATGACGAATCTGGCTGATGTCAGTGAAGGGAACCTCCAAAAAGACCAAGGTGGCTTCGGAGTTTTGGTGAGGGGCAGCCTGGGACCCATGGCTGGGGTGGGAGACAAAAAAGGGTCCCCATCCATGTCCCAGGAGAACATTGGAGTTTCTTTGCATTATGCCTCATAGCACTGGCCCTGTCGGTTGGGAGATCTGGGGAGGTATTGAAACAAGACTTCCACCCTCTCACAGCATTGTCTTTCCCTGGTATCTTTGGGGCTACATCTCCCCGTCTGCGATTCCCCTATACATACATactacacatatatatacatgcgtgtgcgcacacacagagacacatacgcACTGTATTTATTGTAAAACTTTGATGCCTCCATGTTTTGTGTCCTCCCTGGTCTGTTTTATGTACAGGTGAGGCAGAACGTAAAGGAGAAGTCAGCTTTCCGTTTACTTCCTAGCTGAAAAACAGCCTCGCCTGAGTTTAAAACAGACTTGAAAGGGGGAGGTCAAAACACAAGACACATTAGGAGGGAAGTGGGGGTGTGAAGGAAGAGCAGTGAGGCAGTGTGGCttagtgctttgagcactggactatgacgctggagattagggttcaaatccccattaggccatggaaacccactgagtgaccttgggtaagtcacactctcaggcaaactccttctgaacaaatctggccaagaaactctgtgatagggtcaccatacgtcggaaacagcttgaaggcacacaagaacaacaataaaagaagGGCCACAGTGTCTCCATCCAAACAATACCAAATATGTctggcctctttctttcctggctTAGAGATGAAAGTGACCCAGGGAGGCTGCCCGTGTGTCATCCACTGACCCCTTAGCTTGGCTTTGAGGGTCACACTTGGGTGTTGGGGGGGGCCTTTGGCTTGCTGATTCTCTTTGTTATTGATTGCAGGATGACCCGTTCAAGAACAAGGCCCTCTTGTTCAGCAGCCCAAGTACTCAGGAGCTTCCTCCAGACCCTTTCCATGCTGAAGACCCTTTCAAAGGCAGTAAGTGGTGCCTAGCCGAGGGTCCTTAGGGTGGGGCAGCAGTAGGGCAGCTCCGGGAAATTCAGCCCCTTCCTTTTTCGGCTTCACCAGGTGACCCGTTCCAGAATGACCCTTTCGCAGAACATCCCCCAGCAGCATCAGGTGAGAGGAAGAGCCCCCACCTCTGCACTTTCTCTGCCAAGGTCCAAAGAAACTTTGGTGccctgggtgggtgggtgggtggattgtTTGCCCAACTCATTGGCTGTTTTTTGGAgtgttcatattttttttctctgtttgtgttttttttgtaaTGAATGAACAGTTtataattattttgttgtttttttttgtttttgttttttttgtcattgttttatttattgtttttaggaATAGATTCTGTTGTATCACTTATTATATTTTCCTCTGAGATTTTTTTCCCAAAGTTCAttcttaattttattaaaatgccTTCCCAAAGcagatgcgtgtgtgtgtgtgtggggggtttaTAATGAAATCTGTAGTGGTTCCTTATCAGCAGGCCTGTGCAAGGGGTGGATTTTAACAAACTAACCAAGAGTAATTACCATAAGGAACATGACAGTGGCCCTTGGAACAATAGGCCGGTGTTTCATTTGCCTCCCTTTTTTGTTCTGAGCTCCACATTGTCATTTGATGTTTGCTATCACAGGAACCAGGAGGGCTGGGGGGCTACGTTATTTCTGCTCCACTAGAAATGGTGTATTTTCCTTGCATCACTCTGGCTGCACACTCTCTACACTGTTGCCATCCATTGCCATTAACTTCCTGCCTTGAACATTCTTTGGACAGATCCATTTGGGGGAGATCCCTTTGAAGAAAGTGACCCATTCCGGGCTACTGCGACTGAAGATTTCTTTAAGAAGGTCGAGAAGACTGATCCGTTTACTTCAGATCCGTTCTTGCAAAACCCCACACTGCCTTCCAAAGTAAGGGATGTTTTGGTGGcatgttttatcattttatttctgAATTTGTTTAAGAATCCTGTTATTCAGACTAGCAGATTTCCTGAGTGTGTGGCAGGACAATCAATACACCTTCCCCCTCATGAAATCAaacatatcatcatcattgtcgtcAAGTGGATTTAGGTTCCTGTCTTCTTCCTAAGGGCTGTATCTGAAGCAACTCACAAAAGCATTAATTGAAAAGGatatgagtaataataataataataataataataatttatttgtgtttccccgcctatcccaaaggatcgaagtggggttacagactactaacaGGAGTACAAACAGGAGAGGTAGAAGGGGAGGATTCAAGTGGTTCCATTGATTCTAGCCCATAAGCAGAAGTATGAACAGGGGTAATAGTTGCTTGTTACATGACTCATATTTACATGCAGGTTTTAACCACAGCTGCACATGTAACAAAAAAATCATCCTTAGAAAAGTCTTACacccaaagaagtaacttttagATAAGTGTCTTGCTCCCACCACACTCTGATCCCAGTCCTCCCCAAAAGACCATCACCATGGCTGGAGTAACTGATGCCACTCAAAGATGTGGGTTGAAGTCTGTGAAATCTGGTCTTAATAGTGGCACTAGATGCTTCCCCTCTGTGGATAGGGGGATATCTTCTTTTTTCTACTGAAATAGAGAGACATAGTATTCTTTTTCAACATAAATAAACACCTGTGTGCATAGATCCCAAGGCAATGGCCAGAATTTAACCATTGCTCAAAAAAGAGCCCACAAGCAATGCCCTAGTTGCCAGATAGGTGACATGGGCTCTCTTGTGACTGGTCCCTGTCAGTAACCGAGTAGGCAGAGCCTGGGATTGTTAtttcccccaaccagcatgattGCAGCCATACTAGTCAGAGGGTTCTGGGAGCTGCTAGCTGAAGTTGTGCCCTCAGGAGGTTTTGGGTGGGCTTCCAAGGCATCCCCATCCAGGCTCATCGTGAAGTGTTGCTGATCTCCAGGAAGAAGCATGAAGTGTCTCTCTCAGGGCATATGCTCTCTCAGGGCATGACCTTTTCTCTATTCTGCTTCTTTAGCCAAACTTCTTTGAGAATGACGATCCTTTCTCATCCTTAAGCGCCTCCTCGTCCAAAGTGCCAGGTGAGAGCCAGGACTGCCCTGGCACAGGATTGGACCCCAGTCCCGATCCAACATtggccttttctatttctttttattaaagaTGTTCTAGTGTTTAGGTTTATTGGTGGGCATTCTCTGCTTGGGGTGGATGAAGCATCTTGGGACACTCTTGACTTGGAGGGAAGTGGCAGCCCTGGCAGTCTCTGGGGCAGGCGAGATCCAGGGACAGCCTGGTGTTGTAGGTGGACTTGCCTGGCACATACCGTGAGAGGTCTCTTCCCTGTGGCCTTTTGGCTTTTAGATCTTTTTGGTACCCTGGACGCCTTTGGCAGCAGCACCTTCAGCGGCGGAGGGGGCAGTGGTGGCAGCGAAGGCTTTGCGGATTTCAGTCGCATGTCCAAGGTGGGTTTTTCCCCTGTGCTGCAGTGAGCACAACAGTCATGCCTGGCCTTTTCTGGAAAGAATGTTCATGGTGATAAGAAAAAGTGGGGAGAaagaggtggtggcagcagttgTTTTGCTAAAGTGTCACTTGGGCCCCCTCCTGGCCCTGTTCACCTGACTGGCTAgcgcagtggttcccaacctgtgggtcgggacccctttgggggtcaaatgaccctttcatgggggtcgcctaagaccattggaaaacacctatttaattaccgttatgaagtagcaatgaaaataatttcatgggtttgggtcaccacaacatgaggaactgtattaaagggtcgcgactttaggaaggttgggaaccactgggctagTGGATCTCTTCCTAATGATGAAACCTGCAGGTGGGCTCAGAATAACAGACTATTCTTACTCCTGTCCTTCTGCTCAGCCTGCCTCAGAGGGTTGTCGTGCATATGTAAAGATATTGTCTATCCCTCTGTTTGAAGGGTCTACGAGGAGGCTGGGTGCCCTTCTGCCAGGAGTAGGAGCAGTTCTTCCAAGAGTTGCAGCACTAGCAGGACGGCATGTCCTTGTTCTCCCAGAGCACTCACACCCTTTGAGAACCAACCATAACTGGTCCCCAAAAAGTATTTGACTCTGTCTCTGTTGGGTTTCTAAAGGCAGCGATATGGAACAAAGAAACACAGATCTGGTGTGTATTGGCCTAGATTCCCACCACCAGGGCCATTTGACATGGCAGGATGACATTTACAACAAAATGTGATAGAGAGGCTGGAGCCCTTTCTCATTTGGGTGGAGAGAAACTCAGCCTGCTTACCTGATGGACCCCCTTGGCTTGCTGAtgttccctttctcccttgccatTTTTGTACTCGCCCTGACAGCAAGTCTTTCTCTTTGCAGCCTCCAGTCTCTGATCCATTCTCATCCTCCTCTTTTGGGGGAACTGGGTTCCCAGATGACCCTTTCAAGAGTCAAACAGACACTCCTGCCCTCCCACCAAAGAAGAACATGCCCCCAAGGCCCAAGCCGACCAGTGGTGAGTCATCCTCTCTTGGGGAGACCCTTGGCTATGCcagtctccctcctccctccccactcTTTTGTGCTTTACACTGGCAGGGCAGCCATGCTTAGAGgaactgtggggaataatgtgaGGTGGTGTGGAAATCTGTGAAGAGGCTTGACCAAAGCGTCTGCACTTGAGCAGAACTGCCCTTCCCTTTTCAGATGAGCCTTGGGGTTCTCACTCACACTGCCCCAAAGCATGGAGTCTCCCCGCTCTGTCATGTGACGCAAATACAGTGTGCCCCCCAAATATTGTGCTTTGCTCCGCTACAAATATTTCCCCCTCCCGCAGCGGCAGTAAAGTGGCATTTTAATCCATCCTGTATCTAAAAGTGCTTGAGGGGGGCAAGTTTTGAGTCCAGAGCAGTGGCATTTCTTTCCTCAACCCCAAGATTGGTAGCCACCTGGAGCAGCCTTGGCTAGTTGTCTGCCATTGGGCTCTCTTCCTCAACTGAGGTGGCTAAAGTGTgtgccactgtgtgtgtgtgttcaaatgaATTATTAGTAGTGCATGTAGCAGAGTGTGTATTTGGTtgttcttgctttgtttttgctgATAAGGGATCTGCCTGGCTCTTACTACCAACTGGCTTCTAGGTAAAAGGTTTTGAGCatcaaaagagagaaagatttttatttttatttttttgcttctaaGCAAAGGAAGTTTCTGTGTGGGTGTCAGTGATTGCGAGACCGCTCCATGCGCCTCCTGGGTTGCATTACTGACTGTGGGACCATCTGTGAGGAGCCACACCCAACCCTGCCACTTCCTTTCCCTGTGGTTAGAGCAGCGCCACTCGCCTACACCAGCACCAAACAGTGGGCACAGACCCATCACCTCTTGTGGCAGAGCCACCCTCTGCCCTCCTgatggcctgggagggagagcaGAGAGGGTGTTATGCCTAGTCCTTGTGAGGGACAGCTGATCTGTAGCCAGTGGTCCTTCCTATAAGAGCAAAGGCAACACATGGTCCCAAAACCCAACATCTCTCACCCACTCCCTCTGTGCCCCATCCCTTGCCCTTTTTTCTTTGGGCACCTGTGATAAGAAGGGGGCAATTGGA
This portion of the Sceloporus undulatus isolate JIND9_A2432 ecotype Alabama unplaced genomic scaffold, SceUnd_v1.1 scaffold_278, whole genome shotgun sequence genome encodes:
- the LOC121917704 gene encoding epidermal growth factor receptor substrate 15-like 1 yields the protein NEGWRGLLLGTAQVLQLPFLAPSQDSSSSVGSGEFTGVKELDDISQEIVQLQREKYSLEQEIREREGAIRQKTSEVQELQNDLDRETSSLQELEAQKQEAQGRLDEMDQQKAKLRDMLSDVRQKCQEETQVISSLKMQIQSQESDLKSQEDDISRAKAELNRLQQEETQLGQSVQAGKVQLETIIKSLKSTQEEINQARSRLSWLQESHLEASRCVDQYNEVPNGVHQGGSMTNLADVSEGNLQKDQGGFGVLDDPFKNKALLFSSPSTQELPPDPFHAEDPFKGSDPFQNDPFAEHPPAASDPFGGDPFEESDPFRATATEDFFKKVEKTDPFTSDPFLQNPTLPSKPNFFENDDPFSSLSASSSKVPDLFGTLDAFGSSTFSGGGGSGGSEGFADFSRMSKPPVSDPFSSSSFGGTGFPDDPFKSQTDTPALPPKKNMPPRPKPTSGESSSLGETLGYASLPPPSPLFCALHWQGSHA